In a genomic window of Telopea speciosissima isolate NSW1024214 ecotype Mountain lineage chromosome 5, Tspe_v1, whole genome shotgun sequence:
- the LOC122662561 gene encoding serine/threonine-protein kinase STY13-like isoform X2, protein MVEGPKFTGIISNDNNPNNFYDFTQGFYEKLGEGSNMSIDSVGSLPTSNGGGSVSMSVDNSSVGSNDSHTHILSHPGLRPVNNNYSVGHSVLRPGRVSHALSDDALAQALMDSRYPTEGLQNYDEWTIDLRKLNMGTAFAQGAFGKLYKGTYNGEDVAIKILERPENNTERAQLMEQQFQQEVMMLATLKHPNIVRFIGACRKPMVWCIVTEYAKGGSVRQFLMRRQNRSVPLKLAVKQALDVARGMAYVHGLGFIHRDLKSDNLLIFADKSIKIADFGVARIEVQTEGMTPETGTYRWMAPFLCTESLLVSVQLRSLL, encoded by the exons ATGGTGGAAGGTCCAAAGTTCACCGGAATTATATCCAATGACAACAATCCGAACAACTTCTATGATTTTACGCAAGGGTTTTATGAGAAACTTGGTGAGGGATCCAACATGTCAATCGACAGTGTTGGGAGTTTGCCGACGAGTAATGGTGGAGGTTCAGTGTCGATGTCTGTGGACAACAGCAGCGTTGGATCAAACGATTCCCACACTCATATCTTAAGCCATCCCGGTCTGCGTCCTGTCAACAACAATTACTCTGTAGGGCACAGTGTTCTTCGTCCGGGGAGGGTTTCCCATGCGCTGAGTGATGATGCACTGGCGCAAGCCTTGATGGATAGCAGATACCCCACGGAAGGGCTTCAGAATTATGATGAGTGGACAATCGATTTGAGGAAGCTTAACATGGGGACTGCTTTTGCACAGGGAGCTTTTGGGAAGCTATATAAAGGGACATACAATGGTGAAGATGTTGCGATCAAGATATTGGAAAGGCCAGAGAACAATACAGAGAGGGCACAGTTGATGGAACAGCAGTTCCAGCAGGAAGTGATGATGTTGGCTACCCTTAAACACCCCAACATAGTCAGGTTTATTGGGGCATGTCGAAAACCCATGGTTTGGTGCATTGTGACAGAGTATGCAAAAGGAGGATCAGTGAGGCAGTTCCTTATGAGGAGGCAGAATCGATCAGTGCCATTGAAGTTGGCAGTCAAGCAGGCCTTGGATGTTGCAAGGGGAATGGCATATGTGCATGGGCTGGGCTTCATTCACAGAGATCTGAAGTCGGATAATCTGTTGATTTTTGCAGACAAGTCCATTAAAATTGCAGATTTTGGTGTGGCGCGTATTGAGGTGCAGACCGAGGGGATGACTCCGGAAACTGGAACATACCGATGGATGGCTCC TTTTCTGTGCACAGAGAGCTTGTTGGTTTCTGTTCAGTTGAGGTCTTTGCTCTAG
- the LOC122662561 gene encoding serine/threonine-protein kinase STY13-like isoform X1, whose amino-acid sequence MVEGPKFTGIISNDNNPNNFYDFTQGFYEKLGEGSNMSIDSVGSLPTSNGGGSVSMSVDNSSVGSNDSHTHILSHPGLRPVNNNYSVGHSVLRPGRVSHALSDDALAQALMDSRYPTEGLQNYDEWTIDLRKLNMGTAFAQGAFGKLYKGTYNGEDVAIKILERPENNTERAQLMEQQFQQEVMMLATLKHPNIVRFIGACRKPMVWCIVTEYAKGGSVRQFLMRRQNRSVPLKLAVKQALDVARGMAYVHGLGFIHRDLKSDNLLIFADKSIKIADFGVARIEVQTEGMTPETGTYRWMAPEMIQHRPYTQKVDVYSFGIVLWELITGMLPFQNMTAVQAAFAVVNKGVRPIIPNDCLPVLTEIMTRCWDANPEVRPSFAEVVRMLENAETEIMTTVRKARFRCCISQPMTTD is encoded by the exons ATGGTGGAAGGTCCAAAGTTCACCGGAATTATATCCAATGACAACAATCCGAACAACTTCTATGATTTTACGCAAGGGTTTTATGAGAAACTTGGTGAGGGATCCAACATGTCAATCGACAGTGTTGGGAGTTTGCCGACGAGTAATGGTGGAGGTTCAGTGTCGATGTCTGTGGACAACAGCAGCGTTGGATCAAACGATTCCCACACTCATATCTTAAGCCATCCCGGTCTGCGTCCTGTCAACAACAATTACTCTGTAGGGCACAGTGTTCTTCGTCCGGGGAGGGTTTCCCATGCGCTGAGTGATGATGCACTGGCGCAAGCCTTGATGGATAGCAGATACCCCACGGAAGGGCTTCAGAATTATGATGAGTGGACAATCGATTTGAGGAAGCTTAACATGGGGACTGCTTTTGCACAGGGAGCTTTTGGGAAGCTATATAAAGGGACATACAATGGTGAAGATGTTGCGATCAAGATATTGGAAAGGCCAGAGAACAATACAGAGAGGGCACAGTTGATGGAACAGCAGTTCCAGCAGGAAGTGATGATGTTGGCTACCCTTAAACACCCCAACATAGTCAGGTTTATTGGGGCATGTCGAAAACCCATGGTTTGGTGCATTGTGACAGAGTATGCAAAAGGAGGATCAGTGAGGCAGTTCCTTATGAGGAGGCAGAATCGATCAGTGCCATTGAAGTTGGCAGTCAAGCAGGCCTTGGATGTTGCAAGGGGAATGGCATATGTGCATGGGCTGGGCTTCATTCACAGAGATCTGAAGTCGGATAATCTGTTGATTTTTGCAGACAAGTCCATTAAAATTGCAGATTTTGGTGTGGCGCGTATTGAGGTGCAGACCGAGGGGATGACTCCGGAAACTGGAACATACCGATGGATGGCTCC AGAGATGATCCAACACAGGCCATATACACAGAAAGTGGATGTATACAGCTTCGGGATTGTGCTCTGGGAGCTGATCACGGGTATGCTTCCCTTCCAAAATATGACAGCAGTGCAGGCAGCATTTGCTGTTGTCAACAAGGGTGTCAGGCCAATCATACCCAATGACTGCCTACCTGTACTTACTGAAATCATGACTCGCTGCTGGGATGCTAATCCTGAGGTCCGACCATCCTTTGCTGAAGTTGTTAGGATGCTTGAGAATGCTGAAACAGAAATCATGACTACTGTCCGCAAGGCCCGCTTCAGGTGTTGCATTTCTCAACCCATGACAACCGACTGA